CCGCCATCGAGGCGCAGCTCGAACGGCAGCAGGCCGGGCGCCACGTGCTGATATGGAACCGCGTCGAGGCGCTGCGCGTGCAGACCGAGACCGCGCGCGCAATGACGCTGATGCTGGGGCTGATTGCCATCGTGTCGCTGATCGTGGGCGGCATCGGCGTGATGAACGTGATGCTCATGACGGTGCGCGAGCGCACGCGCGAAATCGGCATTCGCGTGGCGACGGGGGCGCGCCAGCGGGACATCCTGCGGCAGTTCATGACCGAGGCGGTGCTGGTGACTTCGGTGGGCGGCACCGTGGGCGTCGTTGCCGGGCTGGGCATTGTCGTGGGGCTGATGCTGGCCGGCGTGCCGGTGCTGTTCTCGCTGGCGGCGAGCGTGGGTGCGTTCGGCTGCGCGGTGCTGACGGGCGTGATCTTCGGGTTCATGCCGGCGCGCAACGCTGCGCGGCTGGACCCTGTGGTGGCGCTGGCGGGGGAATGACTGTGTTGCTGCGAACGCGTTCCGGATGCGGCTGGTGGGCGGCCTTGTTGTGCGCGGCGCTGTCATCGGGCTGCGCGCTGCATGGCGATCGCGCCGAGCGCGCGGTGGGGCTTCCCTCTGCATGGCGTCATGCGCAGGTACTCGGCGACACGGGTCCGGTCGAAGCGCAGTGGTGGCGCAGTTTCGGCAGCACGGAACTCGATGCACTGATTGCGCGCGCGCAATCGCAAAGCAACGATCTCGCGGCTGCTGTCGCGCGGGTGCGGCAGGCCGACGCGCGGGCGCGCATCGCCGGCGCGGCGCTGCGGCCGCAGGTGACGGGCACTCTCGGCGCCAGCCGCGAGGGCCGCCTGGGTGGCAACGCCACGGTTGCCGGCAGCACCTATGCCGCGGGTTTTGCCGCCAGCTATGAACTCGACCTGTGGGGTCGCGATGCCGCGCTGCGCGACGAAGCGCTGCAAGGCTTGCGCGCAAGCGCCTTCGACCGCGACACGGTGCGGCTCACTGTGACGGCCGATGTTGCCGCCACCTGGCTGCTGGCGCTGGCCCTGCGCGAACGCACCGAAATAGCCGCGCGCAACCTCGACAACGCGCGCCGCGTGCTGGCGCTGGTGGAGTCCCGCAGCCGCGCCGGCGCGGTGTCTCCGCTTGATCTTGCACAGCAGCGCGGTCTGGTGGCCGCGCAGCAACGTGCGCTCGCAGCGCTGCATCAGCAGGCGGGTGACGCCGAGACCGCACTGGCGTTGCTGCTGGGCACTGCGGCGCCGGCGTTCGAACTGCGGGGGCCGCGGCTCGATGCGCTTCAGGTTCCCGTCATCGGCGCGGGCGCGGGTGCGCCTTCTGCATTGCTGGTGCGGCGCCCGGACATCGCACGCGCGGAGGCGCATCTGGCTGCGGCCGATGCCAACGTGCTGGCGGCGCGCGCCGCGCTGCTGCCCACTGTGTCTCTGAGTGCCACGGTAGGCACCGGAGAGAGCCGCTTCGGCAGGCTCTTCGACAACCCGCTCTACAGCCTGGCTGCCGGCCTGACCGCGCCGGTCTTCGATGGAGGGCGACTGGCGGGCGGCCAACGCCTGGCCGAGGCGAAGCGCGAGGAATTGCTGGCCGCCTATCGGGGCGCGATCGTCGGTGCGTTCGCGGATGCGGAGACTGCGCTGAACGGCGTGTCGGCCATCGATGCACAGGCAACGGCGCAAGGCGCCGAACTGGCCGAGGCGCGCCGCGCGGCAGAACTGTCGGAGGCCCGCTACCGTGCGGGCGCCGAGACACTGCTGACCTTGCTCGACGCGCAGCGCACCCTGTATGCCGCGCAGGACCTGGCGGTCCAGTTGCGCATGGCGCGCTTGCAGGCACGGGTTTCGCTCTACCGTGCAATGGGCGGCGGATGGCAGCAGGCCCGGTGCACGAGCGCCGCAGCAGCCGAAGGACATACTGAATGCGTTTGACGCTCGTGGCCCTGCATCGCTGGGCCGGCCTCCTTGAACATTCGGGGCCGCGGATCGTCTTTTTCTCTAGACGCCTGCGCGCCGGCATTTCCCGGTGCGCATCGGCCTCGACGATCATCCCCCTGGATCAACAACACAGCGCCTGGAGTAGCAGTGGCCCCGCAAAACCATCCGGAGGCGCCGTCCGC
This is a stretch of genomic DNA from Variovorax paradoxus. It encodes these proteins:
- a CDS encoding efflux transporter outer membrane subunit, whose amino-acid sequence is MTVLLRTRSGCGWWAALLCAALSSGCALHGDRAERAVGLPSAWRHAQVLGDTGPVEAQWWRSFGSTELDALIARAQSQSNDLAAAVARVRQADARARIAGAALRPQVTGTLGASREGRLGGNATVAGSTYAAGFAASYELDLWGRDAALRDEALQGLRASAFDRDTVRLTVTADVAATWLLALALRERTEIAARNLDNARRVLALVESRSRAGAVSPLDLAQQRGLVAAQQRALAALHQQAGDAETALALLLGTAAPAFELRGPRLDALQVPVIGAGAGAPSALLVRRPDIARAEAHLAAADANVLAARAALLPTVSLSATVGTGESRFGRLFDNPLYSLAAGLTAPVFDGGRLAGGQRLAEAKREELLAAYRGAIVGAFADAETALNGVSAIDAQATAQGAELAEARRAAELSEARYRAGAETLLTLLDAQRTLYAAQDLAVQLRMARLQARVSLYRAMGGGWQQARCTSAAAAEGHTECV